GCTAACCGCCAATAGTGAGCTTTGGGATATGAGAAAAGAACAAAACAAACCCCATCAACGCTATCACCAGCTATACCTTCGATGGAAAAGTAGCGGCAAAGGTGCTCGTGTATTCTGCGAGCAGGAATCAATCAAGTATTCGACATTCTGGTATTGGGCCAAAAAGTTTAAAACTAGTGCTCTTCCCAAGCATGAGTTCATTGAAATGAAAGTTGATAAGATCGAAGTAAAGTCTTCTCAACCACTTGCCG
The genomic region above belongs to Dyadobacter pollutisoli and contains:
- the tnpA gene encoding IS66 family insertion sequence element accessory protein TnpA; protein product: MRKEQNKPHQRYHQLYLRWKSSGKGARVFCEQESIKYSTFWYWAKKFKTSALPKHEFIEMKVDKIEVKSSQPLAELRLTDKGALIFYELPEPEWVKALLS